The following are from one region of the Nostoc cf. commune SO-36 genome:
- a CDS encoding Fur family transcriptional regulator, with product MTVYTTTSLKAELNERGWRLTPQRETILHIFQELPQGEHLSAEDLYHRLETDGEGISLSTIYRTLKLMARMGILRELELGEGHKHYEINQPYPHHHHHLICVRCNSTIEFKNDSILKIGSKTAQKEGFHLLDCQMTIHAVCPKCQRALMPL from the coding sequence ATGACTGTCTACACAACTACTTCACTCAAGGCAGAACTGAACGAACGAGGCTGGCGATTGACTCCCCAGCGCGAAACAATTTTACACATTTTTCAAGAACTTCCGCAAGGTGAACATCTGAGTGCGGAGGATCTTTATCATCGGCTCGAAACTGATGGTGAAGGGATCAGTCTGTCAACTATTTATCGGACTTTAAAGTTGATGGCAAGGATGGGAATTTTACGGGAACTAGAACTGGGCGAGGGACATAAGCATTATGAAATCAACCAGCCTTATCCCCATCACCACCATCACTTAATTTGTGTTAGATGCAACTCAACCATTGAGTTTAAAAACGACTCAATTTTAAAAATTGGGTCAAAAACCGCTCAAAAAGAAGGTTTTCACCTGCTTGACTGTCAAATGACCATTCATGCAGTGTGTCCCAAGTGCCAACGGGCGCTGATGCCGCTTTAG
- a CDS encoding pentapeptide repeat-containing protein, with the protein MKRIFLTAAALLSTLSLAAPIPVKAENSAPIRRLLQTRECFGCNLTGANLKGAHLIGVDLRNANLKAANLEGANLEGADLTGANLKSANLTEAFVSGTTLNNANLTNADLSDAHLYNADVGGAVLAGIDLSGADVFNTAISVGGEY; encoded by the coding sequence ATGAAACGAATTTTTTTGACGGCAGCAGCTTTACTCAGCACGCTATCTTTAGCTGCTCCTATTCCCGTCAAAGCAGAAAATTCCGCCCCTATCCGCCGCTTACTGCAAACTAGAGAGTGTTTTGGATGTAACTTAACAGGAGCAAACCTTAAAGGCGCTCATCTGATAGGGGTTGACCTGAGAAATGCAAATTTAAAAGCAGCCAATCTTGAAGGGGCTAACTTAGAAGGTGCTGATTTAACTGGTGCTAATTTAAAGTCTGCTAATCTTACAGAAGCATTCGTCAGTGGTACTACCCTAAATAATGCTAATCTTACCAACGCTGATTTGAGTGATGCTCATTTATATAATGCTGACGTAGGTGGCGCTGTTTTAGCTGGTATTGATTTAAGCGGTGCTGATGTATTTAATACTGCCATCAGCGTAGGTGGTGAATATTAA
- a CDS encoding helix-turn-helix domain-containing protein, translating to MGETPNSNEVDESLLLHDRSDQVDKTSESADAKENNVIVTELSAEAKLRVEVLQSLIGSCDHKTYGIKLKQAAEKLGKTVRTVQRLVKKYQEQGLSGVTEAERSDKGGYRIDDGWQDFIVKTYKEGNKDGRKMTPAQVAIRVQVRAEQLGLVKYPCHMTVYRVLNPIIERKEQKQKVRN from the coding sequence ATGGGTGAAACTCCGAACTCTAATGAGGTTGATGAATCTTTACTTTTGCACGATCGCTCGGATCAGGTTGATAAAACTTCGGAGAGTGCAGATGCAAAAGAAAACAATGTAATTGTTACTGAACTCTCGGCAGAGGCTAAGTTGAGAGTGGAGGTATTACAAAGTCTGATTGGGTCATGCGATCACAAAACCTACGGAATTAAATTAAAGCAAGCCGCAGAAAAACTTGGCAAGACGGTTCGGACAGTACAGCGACTCGTCAAAAAATATCAAGAACAGGGGTTATCAGGCGTTACTGAAGCCGAACGTTCTGACAAAGGTGGCTATCGGATTGATGATGGTTGGCAAGATTTTATCGTCAAAACTTATAAAGAAGGTAACAAGGACGGTAGAAAAATGACCCCGGCTCAAGTCGCAATTCGAGTTCAGGTTAGAGCCGAACAGCTAGGGTTAGTGAAATATCCTTGCCACATGACAGTTTATCGCGTTCTTAATCCGATTATTGAACGTAAAGAACAGAAGCAAAAAGTAAGAAATTAG
- a CDS encoding GxxExxY protein — protein MRENELSGVIIGCAMRVHTALGPGLLESAYEECLDYELKKVGLSVGKQIPLPLVYQDVQLECVYRLDLMVENQIIVEIKSVESFHPIHSVQLLTYLKLANCKLGLLLNFNVLHLKEGIKRVANNL, from the coding sequence ATGAGAGAGAATGAGTTGAGTGGGGTGATTATTGGTTGTGCAATGAGGGTGCATACTGCTTTGGGGCCTGGTTTGTTGGAGTCGGCTTATGAGGAGTGTTTGGATTATGAGTTGAAAAAGGTCGGGTTGAGTGTTGGTAAACAAATTCCATTGCCTTTGGTTTACCAAGATGTGCAATTGGAATGCGTTTATCGATTAGATTTGATGGTCGAAAACCAAATAATTGTAGAGATTAAATCTGTAGAATCCTTCCACCCGATTCACTCCGTCCAACTCCTAACCTATCTCAAACTAGCAAACTGCAAACTAGGACTACTCCTCAACTTTAACGTCCTCCACCTCAAAGAAGGCATCAAACGCGTAGCCAACAACCTCTAA
- a CDS encoding YkvA family protein translates to MKFSIQSLYAWYRDVLRNPKYRWWVILGTLVYLVSPFDVLPDFIPVVGQIDDVFLLTLLVSEVSGLVIEGWKARKGDLGTEVPNGTEGSTSSGSTIDVDAVSVK, encoded by the coding sequence ATGAAATTTTCAATCCAATCACTTTACGCTTGGTATCGCGATGTGCTTCGTAACCCCAAGTACCGTTGGTGGGTAATTTTAGGAACATTAGTCTATTTGGTTAGCCCATTTGATGTTCTCCCAGATTTTATACCAGTTGTGGGACAAATTGATGATGTTTTCCTTTTGACTTTGCTAGTTTCTGAGGTGTCTGGGTTAGTCATTGAGGGCTGGAAAGCTCGTAAGGGTGATTTGGGTACTGAAGTGCCTAATGGTACTGAAGGTTCTACCTCTAGTGGAAGCACTATTGATGTTGATGCTGTTTCTGTTAAGTAG
- a CDS encoding aspartate carbamoyltransferase catalytic subunit: MPTTTWNRHHVLSLADFTAAEYNTVLQTAASFQEVLSRRTKKVPTLQGQVVANLFFESSTRTRSSFELAAKRLSADTLNFAAASSSMTKGETILDTAKTYLAMGTDIMVVRHREAGVPNAIAAEMDRLGVKVSVLNAGDGQHEHPSQALLDLFTITTLIDPASPRLELLKGKKIAIVGDILHSRVARSNIWSLIASGAEVHLAAPPTLLPKLFAEYICEESEVRSQELFSDFLTPQLFLHWQLEPALENADFVMTLRLQKERMMAHLLPSLREYHQLFGITSTKLQLCKLNVKVLHPGPVNRGVEISSELMDDPEFSLIQSQVTSGVAVRMALLYLLGSGKA, translated from the coding sequence ATGCCTACTACTACCTGGAATCGTCATCACGTTCTTTCCCTAGCTGACTTTACGGCGGCTGAATATAATACTGTTTTGCAAACTGCTGCCAGTTTTCAAGAGGTACTATCGCGGCGGACGAAAAAAGTACCAACCTTGCAGGGACAGGTGGTGGCGAATTTATTTTTTGAATCTTCTACCCGCACCCGCAGCAGTTTTGAACTCGCGGCGAAACGCTTAAGTGCAGATACCCTGAACTTTGCCGCAGCATCTTCCTCTATGACTAAGGGAGAAACAATTCTCGACACGGCGAAAACCTATTTGGCGATGGGAACTGATATTATGGTAGTCCGCCATCGAGAAGCAGGAGTACCAAATGCGATCGCGGCTGAAATGGATCGTTTAGGTGTAAAAGTTAGCGTCCTCAATGCTGGTGATGGTCAACATGAGCATCCTTCCCAAGCACTGCTAGATTTATTTACCATAACTACCCTAATTGATCCAGCTAGCCCCCGACTGGAACTTTTAAAGGGGAAAAAGATTGCCATTGTTGGAGATATTCTCCATTCTCGCGTGGCGCGATCAAATATTTGGAGTTTAATTGCCAGTGGTGCTGAAGTGCATCTGGCAGCACCACCAACCCTTTTACCTAAGTTATTTGCTGAATATATCTGTGAAGAGTCAGAAGTCAGAAGTCAGGAATTATTCTCCGACTTCCTCACTCCCCAGCTTTTTCTACATTGGCAGCTAGAACCAGCTTTGGAGAATGCCGATTTTGTCATGACTTTGCGCCTGCAAAAAGAACGGATGATGGCTCATTTACTGCCAAGCTTGCGAGAATATCATCAGCTATTTGGCATTACAAGCACAAAGCTGCAACTTTGTAAACTTAATGTCAAAGTTTTGCATCCAGGCCCAGTCAACCGTGGTGTTGAAATTAGTTCTGAATTGATGGATGACCCAGAATTTAGTCTTATTCAATCGCAAGTTACTAGTGGTGTTGCCGTTCGCATGGCGCTGTTGTACCTATTAGGTAGTGGCAAGGCTTAA
- a CDS encoding Fic family protein, whose translation MKPKDFQNSPTGRLVQIIQGEKPCFAFVPNPLPPVLELDTEIWRTLSDADRALGELAGLGRTMPNPNLLIRPFIRREAVLSSRIEGTQADITNLYAYETGQLTIPGLNPSPPESDVREVLNYVRTLEYGLERLTTLPICLRFMCELHERLVDGVRGEKAAPGEFRRFQNWIVVQGLTINDARFIPPPVPEMEKCLHELEKYLNSDCGYPPLIRIGLIHYQFEAIHPFIDGNGRIGRLLISLLLLHWNLLPQPLLYLSAFFERHRQKYYDLMLRISHCGAWRDWLIFFLQGVTEQSKDALVRSKRLQDLQLQWRQDLTQTRATALLLRLADSLFESPILTITQAQTIMDVSYRSAQQNVEKLVNAGILVQASEGSYGKIFIAPKVLQVIGE comes from the coding sequence ATGAAGCCAAAAGACTTTCAAAATAGCCCAACAGGTCGATTAGTTCAAATTATACAAGGAGAAAAGCCTTGTTTTGCTTTTGTTCCCAACCCTTTACCACCAGTGCTAGAACTGGATACAGAAATTTGGCGCACACTTTCTGATGCTGACCGAGCCTTGGGTGAACTTGCAGGATTAGGACGTACTATGCCCAATCCGAATCTTCTCATCCGTCCATTTATTCGCCGGGAGGCAGTGCTGTCTTCACGTATTGAAGGAACGCAAGCAGATATTACAAACCTCTACGCCTATGAAACTGGACAATTAACCATTCCAGGTCTAAATCCTTCTCCACCAGAATCTGATGTACGAGAAGTGTTGAATTATGTTCGTACTTTAGAATATGGCTTAGAAAGACTGACAACTCTGCCTATCTGCTTACGTTTTATGTGTGAACTCCATGAGCGTTTAGTAGATGGTGTGCGTGGAGAAAAAGCGGCTCCTGGAGAATTCCGTCGTTTTCAAAACTGGATTGTAGTGCAAGGGCTAACTATCAACGACGCTCGATTTATTCCTCCACCTGTGCCAGAAATGGAAAAATGTCTTCATGAATTAGAAAAGTATCTTAATAGTGACTGTGGCTATCCACCACTTATTCGGATAGGTTTAATTCATTATCAATTTGAAGCTATTCACCCCTTCATTGATGGCAATGGACGTATTGGGCGATTACTAATCTCATTATTACTTTTGCATTGGAACTTATTACCCCAACCCTTACTTTATCTCAGTGCATTTTTTGAACGTCATCGACAAAAATATTATGATTTAATGCTGAGGATCAGTCATTGTGGGGCTTGGCGGGACTGGCTAATATTTTTTCTACAAGGGGTAACGGAACAATCTAAAGATGCTTTGGTTCGGTCGAAACGGTTACAAGATTTGCAGTTGCAATGGAGGCAAGATTTAACTCAAACCCGTGCCACAGCCCTATTGTTGCGTCTTGCAGACAGCTTGTTTGAGTCTCCTATTCTCACAATTACCCAAGCCCAGACAATTATGGATGTTAGCTATCGCTCTGCACAACAGAACGTTGAAAAGCTCGTCAATGCAGGTATCCTAGTGCAGGCTAGTGAAGGTTCTTACGGAAAGATATTTATTGCGCCAAAAGTTTTACAAGTGATTGGCGAGTAA
- a CDS encoding DUF6444 domain-containing protein: MSPEEKDQKIERLELEVKALLERIAELERSLGLDSQTSSKPPASDGLKKSNQIRTKSLREKGKRPSGGQIGHPGQTLKQVLEPEKIVEHPTPCSCPGCGSDIGDVGIKKIIKRQVFDIPAPRIIVTEHRVAVKECPYQ, encoded by the coding sequence ATGAGTCCAGAAGAAAAAGATCAAAAAATAGAAAGGCTAGAGCTAGAGGTTAAGGCACTGCTGGAAAGGATAGCAGAGCTAGAGAGAAGTTTGGGACTAGATAGCCAAACAAGTTCAAAACCACCAGCCAGCGACGGACTCAAAAAGTCAAATCAAATACGGACAAAAAGTTTAAGAGAAAAAGGGAAGCGGCCATCAGGGGGGCAGATAGGTCATCCAGGGCAGACATTAAAACAAGTATTAGAGCCAGAGAAAATAGTAGAACATCCAACACCATGCTCATGTCCTGGATGTGGAAGTGATATTGGGGATGTAGGAATCAAAAAAATCATCAAGCGACAAGTATTTGATATACCAGCCCCACGCATCATCGTCACAGAACACAGAGTGGCAGTCAAAGAATGTCCTTACCAATAA
- a CDS encoding IS630 family transposase, giving the protein MRSSQAATERVQKVRVEYWEQVRDIDPDNLVFLDETGVLLGLARTHARSQQGTRAYDQKPFYRGAKVTVIGAISIKKVVALMTMNNSMDSQAFDVFIEKFLAPNLWTGAVVVMDNLPAHKLASIVPMIEAVGAKVICLSSYSPDFNPIELWWSQLKSFLRSFAPTTTEMVDTVISVALDLMNPQHLKNWFTNCCYCTS; this is encoded by the coding sequence TTGCGGAGTAGTCAAGCAGCAACAGAAAGAGTTCAAAAAGTAAGAGTAGAATATTGGGAACAGGTCAGAGATATAGATCCAGATAACTTAGTATTCCTAGATGAGACAGGAGTTTTATTAGGTCTGGCAAGAACTCATGCGCGTTCGCAACAAGGAACAAGAGCTTACGACCAAAAACCATTTTATAGAGGTGCAAAAGTCACAGTAATTGGAGCAATTAGTATTAAAAAAGTAGTGGCGTTAATGACGATGAATAACTCAATGGATAGCCAAGCATTTGATGTATTCATTGAGAAGTTTTTAGCGCCTAATTTATGGACAGGAGCAGTAGTCGTCATGGATAACTTACCTGCCCATAAACTAGCATCAATTGTACCAATGATTGAAGCTGTAGGTGCGAAAGTTATTTGTTTATCCTCATACTCTCCTGATTTTAATCCAATCGAGTTATGGTGGTCACAACTCAAATCTTTTTTACGCAGTTTTGCTCCAACTACAACAGAAATGGTTGATACAGTAATCTCAGTTGCACTCGACTTAATGAATCCTCAACATTTAAAAAACTGGTTTACTAATTGTTGCTATTGTACCTCATAA
- a CDS encoding NAD(P)H-dependent glycerol-3-phosphate dehydrogenase, whose translation MYSNTKLSVAILGAGAWGASLANLAAANGHQVRVWSRQGSQIEAVLKDVQIVLSAISMIGVRDVASQVQSFPLSPETIFVTATKGLDPQTTCTPSQIWQQIFPNHPVVVLSGPNLSKEIQMQLPAATVVASNIPTAAEVVQLVFSSHRFRVYTNPDPLGVELGGTLKNVIAIAAGVCDGLQLGTNAKAALVTRGLTEMVRIGNNWGAKMETFYGLSGLGDLLATCNSPLSRNYQVGYQLAGGKSLTETLANLQGTAEGVNTCRVLMQRAKQQNIAVPITEQVYRLLQGEITPRQALDELMLRDIKPEYNY comes from the coding sequence ATGTACTCCAACACAAAACTTTCCGTTGCAATTCTTGGTGCAGGTGCTTGGGGTGCATCTCTCGCAAATCTCGCTGCTGCAAATGGTCATCAGGTGCGCGTGTGGTCGCGTCAAGGTTCCCAAATCGAAGCAGTTTTAAAAGATGTCCAAATAGTCCTGTCCGCTATCTCAATGATTGGTGTGAGAGATGTTGCTTCCCAAGTCCAGTCTTTCCCCCTTTCTCCAGAGACAATTTTTGTCACAGCGACGAAAGGCTTAGATCCCCAAACCACCTGCACGCCTTCACAAATTTGGCAACAAATATTCCCTAATCATCCAGTGGTTGTTTTATCTGGGCCAAATTTATCAAAAGAAATTCAAATGCAATTACCAGCAGCCACGGTGGTAGCCAGTAACATTCCCACAGCTGCGGAAGTAGTGCAGTTAGTATTTTCTTCTCATCGTTTCCGGGTATATACCAATCCCGATCCTTTGGGGGTGGAATTGGGAGGAACACTGAAAAATGTGATTGCGATCGCAGCTGGTGTGTGCGATGGTTTACAACTGGGAACCAATGCCAAAGCTGCTTTAGTCACCCGTGGACTTACAGAAATGGTTCGCATCGGCAACAACTGGGGTGCAAAGATGGAAACATTTTATGGTTTATCAGGTCTAGGGGATCTGTTAGCAACTTGCAATAGTCCCTTAAGTCGCAATTACCAGGTCGGCTATCAGCTAGCTGGTGGCAAGTCACTTACAGAAACTCTCGCAAATTTACAAGGAACTGCTGAAGGAGTAAACACTTGCCGGGTTTTGATGCAACGAGCCAAGCAACAAAACATCGCTGTCCCAATTACCGAGCAAGTTTATCGCTTACTGCAAGGCGAAATCACACCCAGACAAGCGCTTGATGAACTGATGCTGCGAGATATCAAGCCAGAGTACAACTACTAG
- a CDS encoding glycosyltransferase, producing the protein MKTVGMYRRAYPRVSETFIGEQAHNLQRYKPLFLTCKILKEIPFEGISISNNDLWNIKQLFHVITASPNMFGNESELGSLKLIHGHFGPDGIYAMRLAEKLNIPFLVTFYGFDITVTRRSMWLSGNPALYQFLLHEEELKQKASKFIAFSSFLYKKMIEYGYPEDKIIKLNSGVDLEKFASSASESKDERYILCVGRHTEKKGIDTLLKAFARIASKHPNVSLIQIGSGIMTEKLKSLADELGISNRVNFMGAKPYEVIQKMMRGAEIFSLPSQTAKNGDSEGLPLSILEAAASSLPIVSTWHSAIPDAVLDGETGFLVDEKDDQALAEKLDILLSDRALAKNMGIKGREFICENFDIRKQTVKLEAIYDLVISKRELSKSISI; encoded by the coding sequence ATGAAAACAGTTGGGATGTATCGTCGAGCTTATCCGAGAGTATCAGAAACTTTTATTGGAGAACAAGCCCATAATTTACAAAGATACAAACCTTTGTTTCTTACTTGTAAAATATTAAAAGAGATTCCTTTTGAAGGTATTTCTATTAGTAATAATGACTTATGGAATATTAAGCAGTTATTTCATGTAATTACTGCTTCACCAAATATGTTTGGAAACGAGAGTGAATTAGGAAGTCTAAAATTAATTCATGGACATTTTGGCCCAGACGGTATTTACGCAATGCGATTGGCAGAAAAATTAAATATTCCTTTCCTCGTTACATTTTACGGTTTTGATATCACAGTTACACGTCGATCTATGTGGCTGTCAGGTAATCCAGCATTATATCAATTTCTTTTACATGAAGAAGAACTAAAACAAAAAGCATCTAAATTTATTGCTTTTTCTAGTTTCTTGTATAAAAAAATGATTGAATATGGTTATCCAGAAGATAAAATTATTAAACTGAATAGTGGTGTAGATTTAGAAAAGTTTGCCTCATCAGCAAGCGAATCAAAAGATGAAAGATATATTTTGTGTGTAGGCAGACATACTGAAAAGAAAGGAATTGATACCCTATTAAAAGCCTTTGCCCGGATTGCCAGTAAGCATCCAAATGTGTCACTTATCCAAATTGGAAGTGGCATCATGACTGAAAAATTAAAGAGTCTAGCAGATGAGCTTGGTATTAGTAATAGAGTAAATTTTATGGGCGCAAAACCTTATGAAGTCATTCAAAAAATGATGCGAGGTGCGGAAATATTTTCTCTACCCAGTCAAACAGCAAAAAACGGTGATAGTGAAGGTTTACCGCTTTCAATATTGGAAGCTGCCGCTTCTAGTTTACCAATAGTTTCTACCTGGCATAGTGCTATTCCTGATGCTGTTTTAGATGGAGAAACTGGCTTTTTAGTTGATGAAAAAGATGATCAAGCTCTTGCGGAAAAATTAGATATTCTATTGTCTGACCGTGCTTTAGCTAAAAATATGGGTATAAAAGGACGAGAATTTATTTGCGAAAATTTTGATATTCGGAAGCAAACTGTCAAGCTAGAAGCTATTTATGATTTAGTAATCAGTAAACGAGAGTTAAGTAAGAGTATCTCAATTTAG
- a CDS encoding P-loop NTPase family protein, giving the protein MPTIHLVDGEKGGVGKSLFTRTMIQYCLDKKIPFVAVDTDRSNPDVAEVYKQICKYAVFSENERQADKADRIFEWAIEKPVIVNLAAQSHRAVQGWIDSNQLLELASSQGVMFWQMVCLDRRIRQHQPVCSVSKYLW; this is encoded by the coding sequence ATGCCGACGATTCATTTGGTAGATGGTGAAAAAGGTGGGGTAGGGAAATCTCTCTTTACCAGGACAATGATTCAGTATTGCCTGGATAAGAAAATCCCGTTTGTAGCAGTGGACACAGATAGGTCGAATCCAGATGTAGCAGAGGTGTATAAGCAGATATGTAAATATGCTGTGTTTAGTGAGAATGAACGACAGGCAGATAAGGCAGATAGAATATTTGAGTGGGCGATAGAGAAGCCAGTAATTGTGAATTTAGCCGCACAATCGCATAGAGCAGTACAAGGGTGGATTGATTCTAATCAATTACTTGAACTAGCAAGTTCGCAGGGAGTGATGTTTTGGCAAATGGTTTGTCTCGACAGGAGGATACGACAGCATCAACCTGTTTGCTCAGTCAGTAAATACTTATGGTGA
- a CDS encoding HsdM family class I SAM-dependent methyltransferase, with the protein MQDNDLLFDSIITSIDSLLESITKSSQLSKKDVTEQVKVIVQEEVKEFMQEGEYKYSQKEIFIPKTYNTEKLSVLEITELIQKDKIYRYFQNEISNIREKLFKMSNSIDSDTIENALTSIWILPTSTFECTTILQILDDGLEEGLTKDDIFLNKLMVSSRIEKTLESWIEKKNSNVKKRIPILEEAITAHLEGKYYLSVSTLMPQIEGILKDAVEEAFNDATEKDDIRVKLNSLKENCIKDVADKLAIKWKKQNPILGIFADLLNKNFPNVISYLRLKSFINNDEAILPDGTKGAGLLAYLRNLKSKTGRDRADVIAKVFKDVTNRMISGTLLWDVLNKVNDIHFDKSEEVNLLSTLYESMLKKMRDAAGDSGEFYTPRPVVRFIVQVMEPKLGETIFDPACGTGGFLVEAYEYLKKNCSAQDWQILQKSIIGGEAKSLPLMLAHMSLLLHGFEYPDIDDGNSLRFTLSEIGEKDWVDVILTNPPFGGEEEDRIKNNFPPDRQTKETALLFLQLIMRRLRQRPKPGRTAVVFPNGVLFGDNTCAKLKEDLLKDFNLHTIVRLPNGVFAPYTGIPTNLLFFDRSGQTDEIWYYELPLPEGRKTYTKTKPIQDEDFAECVAWWKNREENGQAYKYNFREAYKQAIKEATPHWDAAKKAEETANQLVKTVKELAEKIQSLHNSILDFSPSKDIARIKNQILVVKDEVKHAQTEERTKNLMHLQRFPLLCNTVFLIASLLT; encoded by the coding sequence ATGCAAGATAATGACTTATTGTTTGATTCCATAATTACTTCAATAGATAGTTTATTAGAAAGTATTACGAAGTCCTCACAATTAAGTAAAAAAGATGTTACAGAACAAGTAAAAGTAATTGTGCAAGAAGAAGTAAAAGAATTTATGCAAGAAGGTGAATACAAATATTCTCAAAAGGAAATTTTTATACCTAAAACATATAATACGGAAAAATTATCTGTGCTAGAAATAACAGAACTTATACAAAAAGATAAAATTTACAGATATTTTCAAAATGAAATTTCTAATATTCGGGAAAAACTTTTTAAAATGAGTAATTCAATTGATTCTGATACTATTGAGAATGCACTTACATCTATATGGATTTTACCAACTTCAACTTTTGAATGCACAACTATTTTGCAAATTCTGGATGATGGGCTGGAAGAAGGTTTAACAAAGGATGACATTTTCCTGAATAAATTAATGGTGTCATCCAGGATTGAAAAAACTCTAGAAAGTTGGATAGAGAAAAAAAATAGCAATGTAAAAAAAAGAATCCCTATATTAGAGGAAGCGATTACAGCCCATTTAGAAGGAAAGTATTATTTAAGTGTATCTACATTAATGCCACAAATTGAAGGAATATTAAAAGATGCAGTAGAAGAGGCTTTTAATGATGCAACAGAAAAGGATGATATTAGAGTTAAATTAAATTCCTTAAAAGAAAACTGTATTAAAGATGTAGCAGATAAATTAGCAATAAAATGGAAAAAGCAGAATCCAATTCTGGGAATATTTGCAGATTTATTAAATAAAAATTTCCCCAATGTAATTAGTTATCTTCGCCTAAAAAGTTTCATCAATAATGATGAGGCAATTTTACCAGATGGCACGAAAGGTGCAGGGTTACTCGCCTATTTGCGAAATCTCAAAAGCAAAACCGGACGCGATCGCGCTGATGTCATTGCTAAGGTGTTCAAAGATGTCACTAACCGTATGATTAGCGGGACTTTACTGTGGGATGTGCTGAATAAGGTAAATGATATTCACTTTGATAAATCAGAAGAGGTGAATCTACTCAGCACCCTTTATGAGTCGATGCTGAAGAAAATGCGAGACGCGGCGGGAGATTCGGGAGAGTTTTACACCCCTCGTCCGGTAGTGCGGTTTATCGTGCAGGTGATGGAACCGAAGTTGGGAGAAACCATTTTTGACCCTGCTTGCGGAACAGGTGGTTTTTTGGTGGAGGCGTATGAATACCTGAAAAAGAATTGTAGTGCCCAAGATTGGCAGATATTGCAAAAAAGCATTATTGGCGGTGAGGCAAAATCCTTGCCTTTGATGTTAGCGCACATGAGTTTGCTGTTACATGGGTTTGAATATCCCGATATTGATGATGGTAATAGTCTGCGGTTTACCCTTTCGGAGATTGGTGAAAAAGATTGGGTAGACGTAATTCTGACAAATCCGCCTTTTGGGGGTGAAGAGGAAGACAGAATAAAAAATAACTTTCCCCCAGATAGACAAACTAAGGAAACGGCGTTGTTATTCCTTCAGTTGATTATGCGTCGTCTCAGACAAAGACCAAAACCAGGACGCACCGCAGTAGTATTTCCCAATGGGGTGCTATTTGGGGATAATACTTGCGCCAAGCTGAAGGAAGATTTACTTAAGGATTTTAATCTGCATACCATTGTCCGTTTACCTAACGGAGTGTTTGCACCTTATACTGGCATTCCCACAAATTTGTTATTTTTTGACCGTTCTGGACAAACGGATGAAATTTGGTACTATGAGTTACCTTTACCAGAAGGAAGGAAAACTTATACGAAAACTAAGCCGATACAGGATGAAGATTTTGCTGAATGTGTGGCATGGTGGAAGAACCGAGAAGAGAATGGACAGGCTTATAAATATAACTTTCGGGAAGCTTATAAGCAGGCGATAAAAGAAGCAACACCTCATTGGGATGCTGCAAAGAAAGCAGAAGAAACTGCTAATCAGCTTGTAAAGACAGTTAAGGAATTAGCTGAGAAAATCCAAAGTTTACATAATTCAATTTTAGACTTTTCCCCATCCAAAGATATTGCACGGATTAAGAATCAGATTCTGGTAGTCAAGGATGAGGTGAAACACGCTCAAACTGAGGAGCGAACAAAGAACTTGATGCACTTACAGCGCTTCCCGCTATTATGCAATACAGTTTTTCTTATTGCCTCTCTCCTAACATAG